The genome window CGCGCCCGCCGGCATCGCCGCGAACCGGCGCAGGAAGCCGGCGCGGTAGGCGTAGATGCCGATATGCCGCAGCCACGGCCCGGGCAGCGGCAGTTGCGCCTGCGAGGCGGCGAAGGCGTCGCGGTGCCAGGGGATCGGCGCGCGGCTGAAGTACAGCGCATCGCCATCGGCGCGGCGGACCAGCTTGACCACGTTGGGATCGAACAGGTGCTCGGCCGCGTCCACCGGCGTCCCCAGGGTCGCCATCTCCGCGCCGCTGTCGGCCAGGGTCTGGGCCACCGCGACGATGCCGGCGACCGGCGCGAACGGCTCGTCGCCCTGCAGGTTGACCACCAGGGTCGCATCGTCCCAGCCGGCGATGTCGGCGCATTCGGCCAGGCGATCGGTGCCGGAGGCGTGGTCGCTGGAGGTCGTGGCCACGTGCACGCCGTCCAGGTCGGCCACCGCGGCGGCGATGCGCGCGTCGTCGGCGGCCACCCACACCTGCGCCGCGCCGGCGGCGAGCGCGCGCCGCGCCACGTGGCGGATCAGCGGCTCGCCGCCGAGCGCGCGCAAGGGCTTGCCCGGCAGCCGCGACGCGGCATAGCGGGCCGGAATGGCGACCACGAAGGGCGGGACGGCGGCGCTCATGCCGCCACCGCGCCGGCGGCGGGAGCGTCGATGGCCGCGGCGGCAGGCGCGTACTGGAACGAAGCGAATCCGAACATGAATTGATCTTTCCCCACCAATTATTGAGAATAGTTCGCATTCGTCATTTGACGTGACCGGACTGCCCAGCTGCGACAGCCTCTGGCGCGACGACGGCGCTGCCTCCTGCCCATTCTATAGACCCCACCGATGAACCTTCCCGCTCGTTCCCTCCGATCCGCTGCGCAGGCCTCTTCCACCCCCACGCGCCGCGCACTGTG of Xanthomonas sacchari contains these proteins:
- the kdsB gene encoding 3-deoxy-manno-octulosonate cytidylyltransferase, whose protein sequence is MSAAVPPFVVAIPARYAASRLPGKPLRALGGEPLIRHVARRALAAGAAQVWVAADDARIAAAVADLDGVHVATTSSDHASGTDRLAECADIAGWDDATLVVNLQGDEPFAPVAGIVAVAQTLADSGAEMATLGTPVDAAEHLFDPNVVKLVRRADGDALYFSRAPIPWHRDAFAASQAQLPLPGPWLRHIGIYAYRAGFLRRFAAMPAGALERIESLEQLRVLDAGFRIAVALSPAPFPPGVDTPEDLARAEAYLQGQA